TGGGGAGGAAGCTTTATTTGGAACGCCCAAAGGAGCCGAAGGCACTCGCATCTTCAAAGCGGCTGAACATCCATTTTATAGTGGTACGTTCCACCTCAAGGGTGCCGGGACGACCCTCGTAGGGAGTATGCAGGACCGGGCTCCCTGGGACCACCTCGATTACGCCGGCAAACACCTGAATCCAGTGCAAGGGACCATCGAGATTGATGTGAACGAACCCACGAACAGTGGCCAGGTGGTTGCTGAGTTTGTTGAGGGCGCCGACCGGTATCGGATCGTCTTTGACCGGTTTGCCGCGAAAGCTCCGTTCCAGGACGGAGGCGTTGCTACGAGGATTTATGAACATGGTGACTCCGGAAACGGCGATTCCTTGTATCCAAAAACGTGGCTCTATCTTGCTGGCTGGGGCACCGCCACGATGCACAAGAACGATCAGGTGCTCTACAAGGACTACGATGCCCATTTCATGGTCATGGAACGATCCCGTGATCCAAAAACCCATGAGATTCACTATCACGTGAAGCGAACGCTACCTGGGGGAGAAACCGATCCAGCCGGAATGGAAATCGATCTCTGGGTCCGGTCGAAAGAACAAAACGCGAATAATTTTCCTCCCTTTGAGACCTTTGTTCATCTGTGCTGGGAAGAAGTCACCTGGCGGTAACAAAGCTCTTCGTTAACTACTGCCCCCAGTAGACGGGACAGGTCCTCAATCCTCGCGATCAATTCCCGTGTTTTCCGAGACCCATTGAAGAAACCTTTTGCTCGCGCATGGGACCATCGGACACACCACTCAACCCTCTCCGTGATCCTCCACTGGCACATGGTCGCACGGCAGCGGAGATTGGACCAGGATACACACCATGTTCTCGGAGGCGTGAGTATTGCGAATCGAGTGAGGCACGTCTTTCGAGACCAGGACCAAGTCCCCTGCATTTACGGGATATCGATCCGCCCCAACTACGCACTCACCGCTGCCTTCCACAAAATAAAGGATCTCGTCCGAGATGGGGTGCCGATGTAGCGGATTCTGCTGGCTCGGCGCAATGCAGTACATGTTGAAGTGTATGTTGGAGGTCTCGAAAAGGCGTTTTCGTACAAAGGTTCGTTTTCGAAACTCCTTTGCTTCTTTGAGGCTGAAATGCTTTTTCTTCTCACTTCCGACCGGTTTCATACGGATTCCTCCTTCCGGTCACTCCTGACCTTCACCTGTGAATATGGCTCCCACGGCAAGCCTCTTAGGAGAGGGGCCAACTTTGACTGTCGCGACCACCTTCTGCTGCACCACATCTATGACCGTCACGTCATTCGAGCCCGAATTGCTCACCACTGCCAGATCCCCATTCGGTGTGAACCCGATCCAGTTGGGGTCACGACCAACCAAGACACGGCCAAGAATCTTGTGGTCGTTCGTATCCATGATGGTCACGTCATTGGTCGTCTGGGTAGACAGCCAGAGTTGTGTCCCATCTGGAGTAAGGGCCAGTCCATGTGCATCTTTGCCTTCCACCGCAAACTTGGGCTCACATAGGGCAATACGGTCTATCACCTGATTCTTGGCAGGATCGATAATCAATGCCCCGTTCAGCCACCGGATAGTCTGGTAAACCTTCTTCCCGTTTGGGGCAACGACCACCACGCGAGGAAACGCTAGGAGGGAAGTCTCGCTGGTGACCTGCCACACTACCGGGTCGAGTGCCACGAGCTTCATGTCGCCTTCGCTCGTAACATAGATCGTCTTCCCGTCAGGACTGCGGAGGGCAATGTGGGGTTTGCGCCCGATCGCTACCACCTTGATCACCTCTCTTTTAGCCACCTCGACGACGGCTATAGCGTCGGCTTGGTTGAGCGCCACGAAAAGGTAGCGGCCGTCGGCCGATACGGCAATTTGATGAGGGCCTCGGCCCACCTCAATGTTCGCTACCACTTCGTTCTTTGTGGGATCGATGAATGACACCGTACCATCGCCTTCATTTGAAACAAAAACAGCCGTGCCGTCAGGCGCGATGACCACTCCGTGCGGTTTGGCACCTGTTTTGATATGGGCCATCAAACGCCCGTGTTCAGGGTCTACCACCGAAACACCATCCCCATCGAAGTTCGTAATGAAGGCTCGAACCGCCTTCGGGGATTTGTTCTGGGTTCTGGCGTCCTGTGCCAGACTGGCGGCAGACGCATCACTGAGTAGCAAGAAGACGAAAAGCACGGTTGCGTTCTTGAAGGAAAGAGAACATAGGTGCTTTAGCCACCCGGCGATCTTATGAAGTCCTACACAGGTTGAGTCTTTTTGGGTGATATGGTTCATTTTGAGCTCTCCTTTACAATTGGTGTGCGGTCACTGGTGGCGCCTGGCTTTTGACACCAAGCTGGAATGCCAGAGCCGTTATGAGCAAGAGGGTCGCGATCAATCCAAAAGAAGCCCGAAAGTTCTGGCCACCCCACAACCCAATCAGCAGCCCTGCCAAAATCGGTCCTGCAGCATGGCCCACATCGAAGAGGGTGCCGAAGGCGCCCATCGCGGATCCCAGGTGGGCTTCTTTGCAGAAATCAGCGACCAACGCCGCAGCCGACGAGGTGAACATGGCCTCTCCAGTCCCGAAGCAAGCCGCCAAAAACATAACCTGCGAGATCTGGGCTCATGAAGTCGGTACTGGCAATCGAGCACATTGGGCCCGTCACTTAAATATGTCGAAGAGAACTCGGAGCCCAATTTGTACACTGTTCTCCCATGCCTCTTGGCCATCTCCGATTCCGACGCGAGATCCTCTCCATACAACGTCCCACTGCACATCCGGTGTTTTATACCAACGGAAACCCGTCTGAACCGCTGGAAACTCATCTTCGAAACTGAATGGATCACCGTTGAAGGCTTCCGCGATAAAGCGAAGCTCGCGGGAAAAGGTGATCACTTCAAAACCCGCTGCCCAGTAAAGCTTGCTGGTGTACTGGCCCCCGAGCCCCGCGTTGTACTGCGACTTGGTGCCAATGTTCACATGAATGGCCAGCCCGTTATCGTAGGGGTCTGGGCTGCCCTCGGGCGTGAACAGGAACCAGCTGATATGTGCCATAATGAACGAATTCCACAGCTGCCGGTTCCCACTTGTAGGGATCAGGAGGCTCGGGGCGATGGTTACGGAAGGAATAAGTCCGAATGACCGGTGCAGCAGGATCTTAGGCTGGAAGACCAAATTCTCCAAGACGGTGAAGCGTTTGTCCTGATACTCTAGGCCGATACCGCCGGCAGTGATTTGCAACCAATCTGTCACAGACACGGCTTCCAATGTCGCTAAGGTAAGCGCAGCCTTTTGTCCCCTGATGAGCTCTAGGCCGGCAAACGACTCCGTCTCGAGTTGCCCTTTGTCAACGATGCGGGCATCATCGGTGACAAAGGGACGGACGGCCTCGGACGGGGTTGCCCAGACGGTCACCGCTAGGGACGCTATCAAACTCAGAATATTACTAAGTGCCCGGCGCCGCCCAGTTGTTATCCAGGTCATTAGCTTATCCCCCAGGCGCTGGGAGAGGCTCGGCTCATCGGACTCCCTCGACACCCCGAATGCATGTACTGTAACGTGTGTTTTAATTATAAGCAACATCTGTTACAGTGCCCATGATGACTTGGCTTGTCCTCTCGTATTCCCTGTTGTCCCAGTTGGGGTCTAGCACTCGGGTTGGGCTATGGCGCCGACTCCAGCGGCTGGGAGCCGTTGTTTTGAAAAATGGCCTCTATGTTCTGCCCGATCGCGAGGACTGCAGGGAGGCCTTTCAATGGCTTGCCCAGGAGGTTCAAGAGGCGAAGGGGGACGCCATCGTGATGAACGTCGACCGGTTTGAAAGCATGTCCGAGTCGGAGCTGATTACGCTGTTTCACAAAGCGTGCAAGGAGAAGTATGAACAGCTTGATCAGCAGATCGCCGTTCTGGAGAAAAGCCTTCACCCACGATCACAACGGAAGAACCTCCCTCTGATCAGCAAGAAGCTCATGAAACTTGAGCAAGGGTATGAGGACGTGACCCGGCTGGACTTTTTCGACTCCCCCTATGGGGTCCACGTGGCCTCGCGGCTGCGTCATCTGAAGCAAAGCTTATCCCAGGAGAGCCCCGCCATCAAAACGGTGCCCGTCGCTGCACTCGCAGCGTATCGAGATCGGCGATGGGTCACCAGGCCCCGCCCGCATATTGATCGCCTGGCCTGTGTGTGGTTGATCCGGCGATTCATCAATCCGACTGCTGTCATCCGCTATGCCACCCAGCCTGATCCCGATGAAGTGAGGTTTGATATGCGGGGAGCTGAATTCGGCCATGAAGGGAATCGTTGTACCTTTGAGACAATGCTGCTTCGGTTCGGCCTATCCGACCCAGCGCTACAAGCGATCGCTGAGATAGTCCATGAAATTGACCTGCGAGATGGCCGTTACGCACGACCAGAGGTTGCAGGCCTTGATGTCATTCTCAAGGGATGGCTCCTTGAGAAGCTTTCGGATCACGAACTGGAGTCACATGGCGTAACCCTCTTTCAAGCGATGTATGCGGCGCTTTCACGCAAGCCGAGGCCAGCTGACAGCTAACCGACCTGGCATTAGAAGAAGGAGAATCAGATGCGCAGTGACTGGTGGCGTTTCCTCATCATGGGACTCGTGATGCTGCTGATATCCTGCAGCGCTCCCAATGTCACCACGGCCCAACCAAGGAGCGGCACCCCGTCCACGACAGAGGGATCGATGTCTTCCCATGAGATCACTCTCACATTCGACAGCTTCGAGACAGGGAGGGTCCCTCCCGGCTTTTCGACTGCCCTGACTGGTGGTGGCCCGGTCTCCTGGGTGATCCAGGAAGACCCCACGGCACCCAGTGGAGGCAACGTGCTTGCCCAAACAAGCGCCGACCAGACCGACTACCGCTTTCCCGTCTGCGTCTACGACAAGTTCACGGCCAAGGATGTCGAGGTCTCCGTGAAGTTTAAGGCCGTCTCAGGGACGGTGGACCAAGCAGCCGGTCTCGTGGCGCGGTTCAAGGACAAAGACAACTACTATGTGGTCCGTGCGAATGCCCTTGAGGACAACGTCAGGCTCTACAAGGTCGTAGGTGGCAGTCGTAAGCAACTCGCGGGGGCCAATGTAAACGTGCCGCATGGCGAATGGCACAGCCTCACGCTCGCGATCAAGGGTAGGCACATGGAAGTGCGTTTCGACGGCACGCTCCTGTTGAAGGCCGATGACCGGACCTTCGAAGAAGCAGGCAAGGTGGGACTGTGGACCAAGGCCGACTCGGTGTCGTATTTCGATGATCTCCGGGTGAGACCTTTACAGTAAAGAGAGCACGTTGGGAGGACTAAGGCCCTCAATGGGAATCGTGGCACTTTAGGATCGCAACCAGCAGGTTCGCTTTCCTCACAGCAAACTTGCTCAGACCGGTCAGATGGGCTCTGTACAGGCCCCTAACCTGCCACCCAGGCAATCATCGTCAATCGTTAGAGGAAAGCCAATGCAACGGATTCTCGTCGGGGTCCTCTTGGGATTACTGGCATCAGGCCTTCTCAGCTGCAGCCGAGGAGGAGCCCAAGAAGTTGTCGTCTACACGTCCGTGGACCAGGTGTTTTCCGAACCGATCTTCCGCGCGTTCGAGCGTGAGACCGGAATTGCCGTCCGCGCGGTATTCGATACCGAGGAGACGAAAAGCACCGGAGTCCTCAACCGCCTCATCGCGGAAGCGCGGAGTCCCCGCACAGATGTCTTCTGGTCCGGGGATCCAGTTCGCCCATTTGTCCTCATCAACCATGGCCTCGTCGAGGCGTATATTTCTCCAAGCGCCACCGCGATCCCACCTTCCTTTAAGGCCGCCGATGGCACATGGACCGGTTTCGCTGCCCGAGCGCGGGTGCTACTCGTGAATAAACATCGGGCCCCTTCGCAGGACACCCCCCGGTCCATCGAGGACCTCGCGAATCCTCGGTGGAAAGGGCAAGCCGCCATGGCCAATCCGCTCTTTGGCACCACAACCATGCATGTCGCTGCACTCTTCGCTACCTGGGGACAAGCGCGGACAGAAAGATTTTTGGAGCAGGTGAAGGCGAACAAGGTACGGATTGCCAGCTCGAATGGAGAGGTCAAAAGGCTCGTCATTGCCGGCGAAGCGGCCTTCGGGCTTGTTGATAGCGATGATGCAACAGATGCGCTGAACGCAGGAGCGGCTGTGGAGGTGGTCTACCCCGACCAAGACACGCTCGGCACCCTCGTCATGCCGACCGCCGTCGTGCTGATCCGTGGAGGACCGCACCCGCAAAACGGACGGAAACTGATCGATTACCTGCTCAGTCCTGATATCGAAGCGCGCATGGCAGGGACCGCCGGCCACATGCCTTTGCGCAGCGCTGTGCCGACCCCGGTGCACGTTCGCCCAGTGAGTGCTCTGCGCATGATGCCTGCGGACTACTCCCGGGTGACCTCGGAGATCGAGCGCATCCAGCCATGGCTCCGGAATTGGGTCGGCCTGTGAGAACTCCTCTCAAGCGACTCGAGGAACCTCTTGCACTTTACAGTGTGGGTGTTGTGCTTTGCCTCGTGGCGCTGGTGCCATTCCTCTTCCTTGCCGGCGAACTGGTGGTCGGCGGCCCGAAGGTAATGTCCCAGAGCCTTGCGATAGTCACCTCGTTTCGCCTTCAGAAACTCTTTCTGGACTCTTTCGGTCTCGCCCTTGCGGTGACCGTCCTTTCCCTCCTGGTCGGCGTGCCCATGGGAGTGCTTCTCAGTAAGACGGATGTTGCCGGCCGATCATTGGCTCTGCTCCTCCATGCCTTCCCCATCTTCGTCCCCCCGTTTCTGCTTGCCCTTGGCTGGTTCTACGTGTTTGGTCACCACGGGTTCCTCGGAAACGAAAGGACCGGAGCTGCCCTGTTTAGCCCGCTCGGAGTCGTGGCCGTGCTTTCTCTGAATTTTGCCCCCATTGTCACCCTGTTTGTCGTGATTGGCCTACAAGGCATTGATCAGACCTTGGAAGAAGCGGCCCGTCTGGTCGCTCCGCCGTGGCGGGTGCTGACCCGTATCCTGCTGCCACTCACCTGGCCGACCGTGGCGACCGCAACCCTCGTCGTGTTTGCGCTCGCCTTCAGCGAATTGGCGGTACCCATGTTTTTGCGCGTACCGAATTATCCGGCGGCAATTTTGGCGCGCCTCGGTGGCATGCAATATGATCCCGGCGAAGCGTTTGCGCTCGTGTTGCCTCTGCTGGGGCTTTCGCTGATTCTCTTATTCATCGAGCGCCGGTTCCTGGGCGAGCGGTCGTTTGAAGTGTTTGGCCTCCGTTCCACAGAAGCATGGACGAGGCCGCTCAGATCCTGGCGGCCCGTCATGAGCCTCGTCTGCTGGTTACTCGTACTCTTCAGCATCACGCCCCTTGTGGCCCTAGCGATTCGTGCGAGCGACGGTGGCTTTCCTGCGGTCTCCCAGTGGATCGGGTCTAGCCCAGGGTACAGCGTACTATTCGGGAGCATCTCCGCGACGGTGATTGTGATGATCGGACTCGTGGCAGGTCGCGCGGTCGCACGGAAGACACCTGGCTCCCGCTATTACGATGCCGTTGCCGTCCTGGCGTTCGTCGCACCCGCGTCCGTACTCGGTGTGGGCCTCATCGCTGTGTGGAGTCGTCCAGCGACCCAGTTCGTATATGGAAGTATAGTCATCGTATGCCTTGGTCTTATCGCCCGGTATGGAGTCATCGGCATCCGCACCCTCGCTGCGACGATTGCCCAGAGTTCGCCTCATTTAGAAGAGTCGGCGGCCGCCTTCGGTGCACACTTCTTTCGACGGCTGACCCGGATCTTGCTGCCGATGCATTGGCGAGGCGTCGTCGCGGCATGGTTGCTTGCCCTGGTGTTCTGCTTGCGCGATCTTGACACGGTCATCCTGTTCTATCCACCCGGAATGGAAACCCTGACGATCCGTATCTTTACGCTGGAGGCGAATGGCCCGGAGGCTGTGGTCGCCGCACTCGCCGTGCTCCACATTCTCCTCACAGCGGGCGTGCTCGGCGCAGGGGCCGCCCTCCTTCTCCGAGGAAGACCGCGGTGAGCGCACTGATTGAGCTTGAAGACATTTGGTTGTGCTACGGAGGCCACTCGGTGCTTTCCGGCCTGAGCCTCTCTGTCCCTGAAAGGGACATACTGGCCCTGCTGGGCCCCTCCGGGTGCGGGAAATCCAGCGTGCTGAGGCTGATCCTCGGTTTGACAGCGCCGGATCGCGGTGTGGTCCGTCTCCGGGGAGAGACCGTGAGTGAAAACGGACGCATCATGCGTCTGCCGGAGGAACGCGGTCTCGCTGTGGTGTTTCAAGACCTGGCTCTCTGGCCTCATCTCACGGTGGGCGGTAATCTCAACTTCGTGCTCGGCTCGAAAAAGCTCCCGAGTGAAGAGAAAGATCTGCGGATCACAAATGCACTCCGGCGCGTAAGTCTCGGTGGTATGGAACACCGGTACCCAACGGCGCTTTCGGGCGGCGAGCGGCAGCGTGTCGCGATCGCGCGAGCCCTGGTCCTGGATCCGGACGCGATTCTCCTTGACGAGCCCGCATCCAATCTTGACGTGGTTCTCAAGCGTGACCTCCTCAGGATGTTCCGACAAATCCTCAAGGAGCGGGAGGGGACGGCGCTATACGTGACGCATGACCCACGGGAAGCAGCCAGCCTCGGCGATCGTATCGCGATCATGGAGAAAGGGCAGATTGTTCAAGTAGGTGAGCTGTGTCAGCTACGCGCTCTTCCCGCAAACGATTTTGTCCGGGCTTTCGTGGAGGACATCTAGCAAGGCAGAAAGCCGCTATTGCAGTCACGGGAGTGTGCTGAAACTGGCTCTGCAAGAAGAGCGAATCGGGGCCATTGCATCGTGATCAACGACAACGAGAACATTTATCGCTCCCGCCCGGTACGCTGCCTGACGCTTTTGCGGTCGGGACGTTGTTTGACGGGCGTACCGCTGGAGACTAGAAAGTTGTTCAGTCCAGTCATGCGCCAAGCCCACCTCACGTGATCGGGCAACTCATGGGGAAAGGGGCGGAACATGCGTAGACGGTGGTCCTGCTCAGCGGAACCACGTCGTTGGATCTGGATCTGGAAGTATCACTGCTGCCGGAGGAGGGCAAAGCGGACATGGGTGGTGGCCTCATCTGACGTGCAGCAGACGCTCAAGACTTTCGACCGGATCATTGACGTTCAAAGTGGCGTAAACTCCGCGTCATGACGAGGGGATGCCAGCTACAAGTCTTCTTTGATGCAAAGTTGGTTTTGATTCGTGCGATCAGATCTTCACACCGGGCCAGGTTGGGCTCTGGACCAAATCTGACGCGGTGACATATTTCGACGACCTGCGGCTTCATATTCTGCCCTGAGAGCGCGTGCGATGATCAAGGTAGTTACAGCCTTCGGGAAAGGAATGCGGAGTGCCCAACACATACGGAGATCTGTGACGGGACTGTTAGCGCTGATGTGTGCGGCAGGGTGCGCGATGTTAAGCGGAATCCCAGATCTCGACACTCCAGATGGACGGGTGTACGCGCAACGTTGTGGAGGCTGCCACGGCGTGTCCTATATAGGAGGTCATGGGGTGCCGGATCCGCGGTTCCGGACGATAGCGGAATGGCAGGAAGTCCTGCCCAAAATGGACCGTCTGATCCGCGAAAAAGGACTTCCACCACTGACACAACCGGAACGTGAGACCATAATCCGCTACCTCAGCCAGCACGCGAAATCTTAGGGTTCCCCCTTGAGGCGGCATTCCAACACTGGGCTCAACGTCATGTGTCGGAGTGGGACTTCCTGGAATTCTTTGAATTAATGGATTCGGCCCAAGCTATCACGGCACTCGGGACACTCCATTACTCATCCTGCGACACATACGGGCATACACAGCAGGAATGACCAGCAGTGTTAACACGGTCGAAGTGAGCAGCCCGCCGATGACTACCGTGGCGAGGGGCCGCTGGACCTCAGCTCCCATGCTCGTGGCCAGTGCCATGGGAAGAAATCCGAGGCTGGCGACGAGTGCCGTCATCAGCACGGGCCTGAGTCGGTCCATGGCCCCCTGCGTGATGGCCTGCTCAGTAGGGAGCCCTTCGGACTCGAGTAGCCGGATGTGGCTGACCAGCACCACACCATTGAGCACCGCAATGCCAAACAGGGCAATGAATCCAATGACTGCCGAAATACTGAGCGGCAAACCGCGTAGCCAGAGGGCCAGAATGCCACCAGATAGGGCCAAGGGGACATTGAGAAAAATCAGCAGTGCGGGACGCATGGCCCCGAAGATGACCGACAGGACACCCAGAATCAGGAGGAGGGTGATGGGCACGACCACAGCCAAGCGACTGGTGGCTTCTTGGAGATGCTGAAACTGTCCGCCCCATTTCAATTCGTACCCTGTCGGAAGTGATACCTCGCGTGCCACTCTACGTTGAGCCTCTGCTACAAAGCTGCCAAGATCCCTTCCGCGAATGTTAGTTTCCACCACGATACGTCGCTGCACGTGCTCCCGGCTGATCTGCGCCGGTCCCGTGTCCACCC
The nucleotide sequence above comes from Nitrospirota bacterium. Encoded proteins:
- a CDS encoding cupin domain-containing protein produces the protein MKPVGSEKKKHFSLKEAKEFRKRTFVRKRLFETSNIHFNMYCIAPSQQNPLHRHPISDEILYFVEGSGECVVGADRYPVNAGDLVLVSKDVPHSIRNTHASENMVCILVQSPLPCDHVPVEDHGEG
- a CDS encoding beta-propeller fold lactonase family protein; translation: MNHITQKDSTCVGLHKIAGWLKHLCSLSFKNATVLFVFLLLSDASAASLAQDARTQNKSPKAVRAFITNFDGDGVSVVDPEHGRLMAHIKTGAKPHGVVIAPDGTAVFVSNEGDGTVSFIDPTKNEVVANIEVGRGPHQIAVSADGRYLFVALNQADAIAVVEVAKREVIKVVAIGRKPHIALRSPDGKTIYVTSEGDMKLVALDPVVWQVTSETSLLAFPRVVVVAPNGKKVYQTIRWLNGALIIDPAKNQVIDRIALCEPKFAVEGKDAHGLALTPDGTQLWLSTQTTNDVTIMDTNDHKILGRVLVGRDPNWIGFTPNGDLAVVSNSGSNDVTVIDVVQQKVVATVKVGPSPKRLAVGAIFTGEGQE
- a CDS encoding MFS transporter encodes the protein MFLAACFGTGEAMFTSSAAALVADFCKEAHLGSAMGAFGTLFDVGHAAGPILAGLLIGLWGGQNFRASFGLIATLLLITALAFQLGVKSQAPPVTAHQL
- a CDS encoding chromate resistance protein, with the translated sequence MTWLVLSYSLLSQLGSSTRVGLWRRLQRLGAVVLKNGLYVLPDREDCREAFQWLAQEVQEAKGDAIVMNVDRFESMSESELITLFHKACKEKYEQLDQQIAVLEKSLHPRSQRKNLPLISKKLMKLEQGYEDVTRLDFFDSPYGVHVASRLRHLKQSLSQESPAIKTVPVAALAAYRDRRWVTRPRPHIDRLACVWLIRRFINPTAVIRYATQPDPDEVRFDMRGAEFGHEGNRCTFETMLLRFGLSDPALQAIAEIVHEIDLRDGRYARPEVAGLDVILKGWLLEKLSDHELESHGVTLFQAMYAALSRKPRPADS
- a CDS encoding DUF1080 domain-containing protein encodes the protein MRSDWWRFLIMGLVMLLISCSAPNVTTAQPRSGTPSTTEGSMSSHEITLTFDSFETGRVPPGFSTALTGGGPVSWVIQEDPTAPSGGNVLAQTSADQTDYRFPVCVYDKFTAKDVEVSVKFKAVSGTVDQAAGLVARFKDKDNYYVVRANALEDNVRLYKVVGGSRKQLAGANVNVPHGEWHSLTLAIKGRHMEVRFDGTLLLKADDRTFEEAGKVGLWTKADSVSYFDDLRVRPLQ
- a CDS encoding extracellular solute-binding protein, whose product is MQRILVGVLLGLLASGLLSCSRGGAQEVVVYTSVDQVFSEPIFRAFERETGIAVRAVFDTEETKSTGVLNRLIAEARSPRTDVFWSGDPVRPFVLINHGLVEAYISPSATAIPPSFKAADGTWTGFAARARVLLVNKHRAPSQDTPRSIEDLANPRWKGQAAMANPLFGTTTMHVAALFATWGQARTERFLEQVKANKVRIASSNGEVKRLVIAGEAAFGLVDSDDATDALNAGAAVEVVYPDQDTLGTLVMPTAVVLIRGGPHPQNGRKLIDYLLSPDIEARMAGTAGHMPLRSAVPTPVHVRPVSALRMMPADYSRVTSEIERIQPWLRNWVGL
- a CDS encoding iron ABC transporter permease; protein product: MGVVLCLVALVPFLFLAGELVVGGPKVMSQSLAIVTSFRLQKLFLDSFGLALAVTVLSLLVGVPMGVLLSKTDVAGRSLALLLHAFPIFVPPFLLALGWFYVFGHHGFLGNERTGAALFSPLGVVAVLSLNFAPIVTLFVVIGLQGIDQTLEEAARLVAPPWRVLTRILLPLTWPTVATATLVVFALAFSELAVPMFLRVPNYPAAILARLGGMQYDPGEAFALVLPLLGLSLILLFIERRFLGERSFEVFGLRSTEAWTRPLRSWRPVMSLVCWLLVLFSITPLVALAIRASDGGFPAVSQWIGSSPGYSVLFGSISATVIVMIGLVAGRAVARKTPGSRYYDAVAVLAFVAPASVLGVGLIAVWSRPATQFVYGSIVIVCLGLIARYGVIGIRTLAATIAQSSPHLEESAAAFGAHFFRRLTRILLPMHWRGVVAAWLLALVFCLRDLDTVILFYPPGMETLTIRIFTLEANGPEAVVAALAVLHILLTAGVLGAGAALLLRGRPR
- a CDS encoding ABC transporter ATP-binding protein — protein: MSALIELEDIWLCYGGHSVLSGLSLSVPERDILALLGPSGCGKSSVLRLILGLTAPDRGVVRLRGETVSENGRIMRLPEERGLAVVFQDLALWPHLTVGGNLNFVLGSKKLPSEEKDLRITNALRRVSLGGMEHRYPTALSGGERQRVAIARALVLDPDAILLDEPASNLDVVLKRDLLRMFRQILKEREGTALYVTHDPREAASLGDRIAIMEKGQIVQVGELCQLRALPANDFVRAFVEDI